Below is a window of Parasteatoda tepidariorum isolate YZ-2023 unplaced genomic scaffold, CAS_Ptep_4.0 HiC_scaffold_3336, whole genome shotgun sequence DNA.
aaatattttcgcttatatattgatttaatcttaaatttcaaCCTGAACTACATTTTGCATACTTATGTTTAACATTGCTAATAAACTTTTTCTGCAATTTTCCAGTGAAGAGATAGCCGAAGCAGCTTCTTCAGTAAACTCAGCTGTTGGTTTGCCAGAATTCGATTGCATCCACAAAGTGCTGTATAAAGCGAGAAATTTGGAGCAGCCAGCACTTCCAAAAAGTGTAGATGACATAGTCTGGACTGAGAgatatacaaaaacaaaagatgGGAAAGACTTCTTGCTCGGTGATGATGGGAGCGGAGAAGATAGGTTATtggtaagaatattttttctcttagaaaccgataaaaaattttttttaaacagaagcTTAGAAGTTTTGTGTGTTATGCATTCGTCTTAGAACAAACTATGCATTATACTCATAGTATATGATAACAGAGCAAGtgtgttttttattacttataattactgttTAACAGgtcgtaatatataaaaaaaaaaaactatttatgaatgtgaaatttttaacttagtttacataaatgtattaaatagtttaaacttgaaaaattacatcatataaattttatctaataaatatcttttttaatatatgtataaaacatACACAATAAGTTGGCCTTAATATGAGGTTTAAAACCTAGGAAGCAACTTATATATGTTCAAATATCAACTTTTAAATACCTTTCATACcagatttttgataaattgtacTTATCTCTCTTTTCAGATGTTTTGCACAACTGATAATCTAAAAAGGATGTGCTCCTCCAAAAAAATTTGGGCGGATGGCACATTCAAGATTGTCCCCCTCCTCTTTCACCAGCTTTACACGATCCATGGATTGTACGAGAATGAAATGTTTCCATTTGTGTACTGCCTCCTTCAAGATAAGAAAAAGGAAACATACAAAAGATTATTTCAGATGATAAAGGAGGAGGCAGGAAAGGTGGATGAAAAGTTTTCCCCGGAAAATGCGATGTTAGACTTTGAATTGGCGGCAATAAATGCCTTGAGAGAAGAAGTGCCAAATGTGTCAGTCAAGGGCTGCTTCTTTCATTATAcacaaaatatttggaaaaaagtaaatattaactaattataaatttttttgcagcatTCTGAATTCTGTTTACAATCAGAAAAAGTTTTCGGTTATATTTAAGTTCTATTACtatagcttaaaattttcacttggaaatgttttcattttttatatgtaattattttttgtttcatgatGTTCAAATTCTGTACACTGTTGAATTTGAAATACAtcctcttatttattttaaacaagttgCATCTCATAAACATCTAAAAGACTAGCTATATGTAATATAACTTAttgtattaactttaaattttttcgagacattcttatttgttaaataaaaatattgttgtaaagaataacattttttaaataaattttttatgtttacctctaattgtaaaaaattttatatgctaaAATGCACGGTATAATGTTCaattttacctaatttaaataaaaaattatcttaacataaaaagaaatcctATGCACCTTTTCAAAAACTTCTTTCATGCTATGCTTAATGTATACTGTTTGGTACTTCTGCATTATACAGACATCCAACATTTGAGACTAAAGTTTTCGGATAAACGCTAGCATTGATTTGATATACCATAGCATATTTTAAGAAGTCAATTTTTAAGCTATCAatcccaaaaaaatttttttttttaaatattagccatttataaattaaaattttgattggtaTTCTTTACTCAAATGACCGAAATTTGAAATGTGTAAATGAatcttataacttaaaaatttaaatcatagattaagataaataaaattttttaaaaagtttgaaggCAAActcttaaatgtaaatatttcttccAGGTACAAAATTTAGGTCTGGTGCCAGCATACAAACATGATCCAAAAACATATAAATGGATTAGAAGAATTGCGTCTCTACCGCTAGTACATTCAGAAAGAAGTTTTTCAATGGATAAAAATGCAAGCTCCCATCTGTTATCAACGGGACACAATGAATCAATATGTAGAGAAAACCTACATAAATGCACAGAATGCATTGTTTCAGgcgtaagtttttttaaaatattatttataaaaaaagctataagaAATCTTTGCTACTTTACAgcagagaataatttttagttgtattaatatttttgttgtgatttacaaagttattttaaataatccaaGTTAATTCAATATAATCTATGTAATCACCAAAATAAATTCCAATTGATTTTCATAATACGTCAATTCTATAGcaagttaaaaattgtaaaataaacatttttaggcAAACAAGATTttatattcaagattaaaaaaaaaaaaaactgaagatttagaaataaattcttgACAAATGTCAGTTTCCAATAAGCTATAGGCTGTAAATACTcactaataataaaacttgaataaataataataataattaaagtaaattatgtcAAGACAGGTTATCTAGCTCAGATGTATTACacttttaattgtataaacttaatattgacaaattgaatttttttttatttatcttttgagTAAGCTCAGTTTAAATATCTTGATAGAAACTTAACTCGGTTTAGAGCATTGCTTAGAAGAGCTTGAAAAGTCTATGTACTTGgaggaaaacatttttctatgcTGAATATTTTGTAGTCATTTATTTCtgcttttaagaaaaacaacttaGCCCCATATTCAGGAACAATTCTAGAGTTTAGGCTGTTGTaacatgaaatgatgcttttatGCGAATAATATCCTATTTCTATAAATGCTAAAATCAtcaatacatatataaaaaaaaaagttagatactGTAGTGTTAAATCATAGTATGACAATTTCATTCATGTATTGTATATAACACAGCTAgataaaatatgtaatggcaaATGTTTCTTCTCCTTACAGGGATATATGGAACCATTTCAATAGTGGCAACGACAGAACTAATAATTCAGTTGAAGGCTGGCACAATAAACTAAACATACGAGCACCATCTTCTCATGTTGACATATTCTCGATGATTTCAATACTACAGCAATTGCAGTTTGAAAACGAGGGGCGAATGAATATGCTAGATGCTGGCTCTGCAAGGCCagcgaagaaaaaattaaaatatgtcaacATAAATAAGAGTATTCAATGCTTGAAGGGCAGTTTATTGAATGGCTCAATCACCATTTTTGACTATGTTGATAAAATTAGCAACGTATTaaagttagaataaaataagtcccctctgataaaaattaattttacaaaaaaaaaaaacaataacaaatgagtacaattaataaatatgttttgactTTATGTAATAGCaacaatagttttgttttatacttggactgatattttaaattaatagtttctgttgcatttgaaatttggcgcataacatttttcttagttaggaaaaatatttactttgcaatttttttctaatagtagttgattaatatgtaatttaaaattatgtttgatttcTTCAGAGATAAATGTTTCTaaaccattttttcttttctttagcttgtatatttataaaattattaaaatgtttctcgGATATTAACACTGTTTTCAATAAAGTCattatcattttctaaaatgttttagttacattttagtAGCGACTATTTCAACAATTACCTGTGCTGAGCCTTGCAATAAATTGactattaatattaacaattgTTTACAACTATGTCTAATTATTATGCTTAATTAATAATgcaattatgtttataaaattgtttgtcattgatttgttatttgaaataatacatacataaaattgaaaaataaattttgaacacttttttttctattaaatctaGTTTCTTAGCTGTCAAACTTTCTTTTCAGCTTTGCAAGAAAAATtcaatctcaaaaaaaaaaaaaaactattttgttatttctgGATATGAAATGTCATGCAGAGAGccatacaaagaaaaaaaattcaattttatagtgTATTTAAAGTTAAGgtaatagaaagaaaaactgcatgacataaataaaatatgactaggattttcatagaaatttatttgatatacaTGGAAAAGAtggggaaattttttaatcaataaattatttaaatcgtgAAGAAGATTAGTGATTTATTGAAAGCTTGAGTGCTATTTCTGTTAAATATAGTTGCActacatgaaatattaaaattatataaaggatttaggaagaaataaaataaattactgtatTAAATTCGTTAGTACtgaaatatacaaaagaaaACTCATGAAAACATGCTGATATCAGGCCCAgatgtagtttaaaaattaaccagTATTTGTTTACCAGCTTAATAAACATGCACCACTTCACTGAATAGACACATTTGCTACTAGATGAggaatgaatatatttaaaatgctaaacacAGCTTTTATGTGATAAATGAAGTCAAGGTTCTGTTGCAAATTATGACTATTCTTATGTCGCATACCATCATCGTAAtacaaatttatcataatagaaaataattaattaaattattcttggtAATATTTCCTTAGAcgattctaaaaacaattattttatcgtTTACACGCGTTAACTATAAGTAACTGCTGAAAAAGCTGTTATTGGTATCTTGAATAGTAAGACTAAAGTAAAACGTATTTCTTTTTCTCCCAGTTATGCTTATATGAGTAGCATATCTATAAGgaacttttattcttttctttgtaaaaacaatttattaaatacaattatagaacgaagattttgaaaaataacgattaaatataaacaaacagACAAAGCAAATTCGAAGTAAAAGTTATAGTTGTACCAGCTAATATTCCGGTTTCATTTTCC
It encodes the following:
- the LOC107444291 gene encoding uncharacterized protein; the encoded protein is MIFKRTLLKKMKERASHEKTPVKRIYDEEIAEAASSVNSAVGLPEFDCIHKVLYKARNLEQPALPKSVDDIVWTERYTKTKDGKDFLLGDDGSGEDRLLMFCTTDNLKRMCSSKKIWADGTFKIVPLLFHQLYTIHGLYENEMFPFVYCLLQDKKKETYKRLFQMIKEEAGKVDEKFSPENAMLDFELAAINALREEVPNVSVKGCFFHYTQNIWKKVQNLGLVPAYKHDPKTYKWIRRIASLPLVHSERSFSMDKNASSHLLSTGHNESICRENLHKCTECIVSGGYMEPFQ